Proteins encoded in a region of the Panicum hallii strain FIL2 chromosome 3, PHallii_v3.1, whole genome shotgun sequence genome:
- the LOC112887967 gene encoding nitrate regulatory gene2 protein — MGCAQSRIENEEAVARCKERRQLMKAAVAARNAFAAAHSAYACSLRDTGAALSEFAHGEGVPPPPPPGEAAEAAAAAAPGAKQGGIGAAAAGPSDASGADEIMPPPPPLDSLPPPPPPLPDFSPSPAKIHRSISMPLPPSTGNKNPAMLHADSIREEDEEAVEREEEEDDDGHLDNRRQRLRHRSPVPQPVSPPPPETPVTPQPPPPPSSELKSGVDTWDYFFSMDEGMASIAPDDDEIMAEPEEEKYVPASPPRPPPSPPPPAAVPLSEEFEEEPRTPEMVTPPPSLPPKPPKNSSKKKKGKGKKAAHHQHTESAPPVTLVGGGKAGKVVPAEMPRVDLLRVLAEIDERFLKASESAGEVSKVLEANRMHYHSNFADNRGHIDHSARVMKIITWNRSFKGMQNGDDAKDDFENDEWETLATVVDKILAWEKKLYDEVKAGEIMKLEYQRKVALLNRQKKHNAAIEVLEKTKAAVTHLHTRYIVDMQSMDSTVSEIQHLRDNQLYPRLLDLADRMAKMWEDMHMHHANQLKTVLHLKSVDISDSSIETSDYHHSHTRQLRDIVDKWITNFTDLMSYQKEYINALYSWLKLNLIPIESSLKEKVASPPRMQQPPIKAFLQAWNEHLTKLPDDLAKTAIVSFRAVLETILGVQDEELKQKEICEQTRREYMRKARAFEDWYHKHSQRRASDVDPETGEGTGHKDAVTEKKFLVESLKSKLDDEIESHNKLSKQVREKSLSILKAHLPELFRALADFSNASFDMYSKLRLMSLMQDQGNN, encoded by the exons ATGGGGTGCGCGCAGTCGCGGATCGAGAacgaggaggcggtggcgcgcTGCAAGGAGCGGCGCCAGCTGATGAAGGCGGCCGTCGCGGCGCGGAACGCCTTCGCCGCCGCGCACTCGGCCTACGCCTGCTCGCTCAGGGACACGGGCGCCGCGCTCTCCGAGTTCGCGCACGGGGAGGGcgtgcccccgccgccgccgccgggggaggcggccgaggcggcggcggcggcagcgcccgGCGCCAAGCAGGGCGGGatcggcgcggccgcggcgggccCCTCCGATGCGTCGGGGGCCGACGAGATaatgccgcctccgccgccgctcgactcgctgccgccgcccccgccgccgctgccggatttctcgccgtcgccggcgaagATCCACCGCTCCATCAGCATGCCCCTGCCGCCTTCCACCGGCAACAAGAATCCCGCCATGCTCCACGCCGACTCCATTAGGGAGGAAGACGAGGAGGCGGtggagagggaggaggaagaggacgacGACGGCCACCTCGACAACCGGCGGCAGCGGTTGCGTCACCGCTCGCCGGTGCCGCAGCCcgtgtcgccgccgccgccggagacgCCGGTGACTCCTCAGCCTCCTCCCCCGCCCTCGTCGGAGCTGAAGTCCGGGGTTGACACTTGGGACTATTTCTTCTCCATGGACGAGGGGATGGCCTCCATCGCGCCCGATGACGACGAGATTATGGCTGAGCCGGAAGAGGAGAAGTACGTCCCGGCATCGCCACCGCGCCCGCCTCCttcccctcctccgccggctgCGGTGCCACTGTCGGAAGAGTTCGAGGAGGAGCCGCGGACGCCGGAGATGGTCACGCCGCCTCCGTCGCTGCCACCGAAGCCCCCGAAGAATTCGTccaagaagaagaaggggaaggggaagaaggCGGCGCACCACCAGCACACAGAGTCGGCGCCGCCGGTCACGCTGGTTGGCGGTGGTAAGGCAGGGAAGGTAGTCCCCGCCGAGATGCCGCGTGTGGACCTGCTCCGGGTGCTCGCGGAAATCGACGAGAGGTTCTTGAAGGCGTCGGAGAGCGCTGGTGAGGTATCCAAGGTGCTGGAGGCCAATAGGATGCATTACCACTCCAATTTCGCCGACAACCGAG GGCATATTGATCATTCTGCAAGAGTCATGAAAATAATTACATGGAATAGATCCTTCAAAGGCATGCAAAATGGTGATGATGCGAAGGATGACTTCGAAAATGATGAATGGGAGACCTTGGCAACTGTAGTAGATAAAATCTTAGCATGGGAGAAAAAGCTCTATGATGAAGTGAAG GCTGGTGAGATTATGAAGCTTGAGTATCAGCGGAAGGTTGCTTTGTTAAATAGACAAAAGAAACACAATGCTGCCATTGAGGTTCTGGAGAAAACGAAAGCTGCTGTAACTCACTTGCATACAAGATACATAGTTGATATGCAATCAATGGATTCAACTGTGTCAGAAATTCAGCATCTCCGTGATAATCAACTTTACCCAAGACTATTGGATCTTGCAGACAG GATGGCAAAAATGTGGGAGGACATGCACATGCATCACGCGAACCAGCTGAAAACGGTGCTACATTTGAAGTCAGTTGACATTTCTGATTCCAGTATTGAAACAAGTGATTATCACCACAGCCACACGCGTCAGCTGCGTGATATTGTAGATAAGTGGATCACAAATTTTACTGACCTCATGAGTTATCAAAAGGAATACATAAATGCTCTCTATAGCTGGTTGAAGCTTAACCTTATACCCATAGAGAGCAGCTTGAAGGAGAAAGTAGCATCACCACCCAGGATGCAGCAACCTCCTATCAAAGCCTTTCTTCAGGCCTGGAATGAGCACCTGACCAAGCTGCCTGATGATCTTGCCAAGACAGCCATTGTCAGCTTTCGAGCAGTCTTGGAGACTATATTAGGAGTTCAAGATGAGGAATTGAAGCAGAAGGAGATCTGCGAGCAGACTCGCCGGGAATACATGCGGAAGGCTCGGGCTTTTGAGGACTGGTACCACAAGCACTCGCAGCGCCGAGCATCTGATGTCGATCCAGAAACCGGTGAGGGAACAGGGCACAAGGATGCTGTCACAGAGAAGAAATTCTTGGTGGAGAGCTTGAAGAGCAAGCTTGACGATGAGATTGAATCCCACAATAAGCTATCCAAGCAGGTCAGGGAGAAGTCCCTGTCAATCCTGAAGGCGCACCTGCCAGAGCTATTCCGTGCGCTGGCTGACTTCTCCAATGCCTCTTTTGATATGTACTCGAAGCTGAGGCTTATGTCCTTGATGCAGGATCAGGGCAACAACTAG
- the LOC112885322 gene encoding putative pentatricopeptide repeat-containing protein At1g74580: MPSPFRPIARRLFHLRRLSITPRDHLLLRFAALAKELSEQPPPPPLPTRPRSPHPYEYNRLMSAHAASGDRDGPGAGAERALHLLDEMRSLLGRRPDTACFTTAAAALSSSSQPGTALAVLNAMAADGVSPDAAACTVLVGVYACRLRWFDAAYEVVQWMAANGVAPDVVTYSTLISGLSSAGRVAEALGVLDLMLEEGCQPNAHTYTPIMHAYCVSGMIHEAKELLETMIAAGFAPSTATYNVLVEALCKAGAFKEVDALLEESRVKGWTPDTITYSTYMDGLCKAGRVDKSFTLVDKMLSEGLRPNEITLNILLDGVCRRSTAWAAKCLLECSAKIGWHVNVVNYNTVMRRLCDERKWLAVIKLFGDMVKKGMAPNSWTFSILVHSLCKLGKLREALCLLGSEEFVADVVAYNTLIHHLSFLGKTYEACLVLHEMIDKGITPNDITDSLVVDCLCGERKFLVALSYLNQSLEDGLSRSAVSSIVRGLIAGR, encoded by the exons ATGCCCTCCCCCTTCCGTCCCATTGCTCGCCGCCTCTTCCACCTACGCCGTCTGTCAATCACCCCCCGAGatcacctcctcctccgcttcGCCGCCCTCGCGAAGGAGCTCTCCGAGCAGCCCCCACCCCCGCCTCTTCCGACACGGCCGCGGTCGCCACACCCGTACGAATACAACCGCCTCATGTCCGCGCACGCCGCTTCCGGCGACCGAGACGGCCCAGGCGCAGGCGCCGAGCGCGCCCTCCACCTGCTCGACGAAATGCGGAGCCTCCTCGGGCGCCGCCCCGACACCGCTTGCttcaccacggccgccgcggcgctctCGTCGTCTTCCCAACCTGGAACCGCGCTCGCCGTACTCAACGCCATGGCCGCGGACGGTGTTTCACCCGACGCTGCCGCGTGCACGGTGCTCGTCGGGGTGTATGCATGCCGTCTCCGGTGGTTCGACGCAGCCTACGAAGTCGTGCAGTGGATGGCGGCGAATGGCGTGGCCCCGGACGTGGTCACCTACTCGACGCTGATCTCTGGGCTGTCCAGTGCCGGCCGGGTGGCTGAAGCGCTGGGCGTGCTTGACTTGATGCTGGAGGAAGGTTGCCAACCCAATGCTCACACGTACACTCCCATTATGCACGCCTACTGCGTGAGTGGAATGATACATGAGGCCAAGGAGCTCTTGGAAACCATGATTGCAGCTGGATTTGCACCAAGCACAGCCACTTACAATGTCTTGGTTGAAGCTTTATGCAAGGCTGGCGCTTTCAAGGAAGTAGATGCGCTTCTTGAGGAGAGCAGAGTGAAAGGGTGGACACCGGATACAATCACATACAGTACATACATGGATGGGCTATGCAAAGCTGGCAGAGTAGATAAGAGCTTCACCTTGGTAGATAAGATGCTGTCAGAGGGGTTGCGCCCCAATGAGATTACTCTGAATATCCTCCTGGATGGGGTTTGCCGCAGGTCAACTGCTTGGGCTGCAAAGTGCCTCTTGGAGTGCAGTGCAAAAATTGGATGGCATGTCAATGTTGTCAATTATAACACTGTGATGAGGAGGCTTTGTGATGAGCGGAAATGGTTGGCTGTTATCAAGCTCTTTGGTGACATGGTTAAAAAAGGCATGGCTCCCAATAGCTGGACTTTCAGCATTCTGGTCCACAGTCTGTGTAAACTTGGGAAGCTTCGTGAAGCTCTTTGCTTGCTTGGAAGTGAGGAGTTTGTCGCTGATGTTGTGGCATACAATACTTTGATCCATCATCTCAGTTTCTTGGGGAAAACTTATGAGGCCTGCCTTGTGCTTCATGAGATGATTGATAAAGGCATTACTCCAAATGACATCACTGACAGCCTTGTGGTTGATTGTTTGTGTGGAGAGAGGAAATTCTTGGTTGCCCTTAGCTATTTAAATCAATCACTGGAAGATGGTCTCTCTAGATCTGCAGTATCGAGTATTGTGCGAGGTCTCATTGCTGGCC GATAG
- the LOC112887276 gene encoding isoamylase 2, chloroplastic has protein sequence MASSLPAPPAPPPASWRGGLPPRRPPPRCGPLLVRAAAARSWRYRFRTDDDGVVDVAVAGKDGGAGYAVAVEVPGRGREGGLVLRAAGSGEGVPLAPAPAPGGALAAELSYDGARAPFHVSFLLADAAGAEVRTHRGTSFRVPVGVGRGRPAPLGLSLSEDGAANFAVYSKSAKGVVLCLFHGRGAGGDEPALEVELDPYVHRTGDVWHVSLESVEGYASYGFRTGLFALFGIDRPLLDPYAKVIENFVPDDTVNVDGLSVPSIRCLASLENAPGYNWGRDKHPCLPLEKLVVYRANVALFTKDKSSGLPENVAGTFSGLAAKVEHFRHLGINAVLLEPVFPFHQVKGPYFPYHFFSPMSLYSSERSSASAIKSMKDMIKTLHRNGIEVLLEVVFTHTAEGGAECQMISIRGIDGSSYYIADGIVGCKASVLNCNHPVTQKLILDSLRHWVLDFHVDGFSFINAPFLVRDPGGDGLPRPPLLEAIAFDPVLSKTKIIADPWSPLDISNVQFPFPHWKRWAEINTRFSMDVRKFLKGEALISDLATRLCGSGDLFSSRGPAFSFNYVSRNSGLTLVDLVSFSSDELGSEFSWNCGEEGPSENNAVLQTRLRQIRSFLFILFVSLGIPVLNMGDECGHSAAGSTSYKDRGPLNWKAMKTMFVKEVTGFISFLSALRSRRADIFQRREFLKLENIHWYGSNLSEPRWEDPTSNFLCMHINPELDENVPDSVRGDLYICFNANEESVSATLPALAEGSMWLRLVDTSLAFPGFFSSESSPKVHQVLGFSSYQVKAHSCVLFESKRVLS, from the coding sequence ATGGCCTCctccctccccgcgccgccggccccgcccccCGCCTCTTGGCGCGGCGGcctcccgccccgccgcccgccgccgcgctgcgGCCCACTCCTCgtccgcgcggcggcggcgcgctccTGGCGCTACCGGTTCCGGACCGACGACGACGGCGTGGTGGACGTCGCGGTCGCCGGGAAGGACGGCGGCGCGGGGTACGCGGTCGCTGTCGAGGTCCCGGGCCGCGGGCGGGAGGGCGGGCTGGTGCTCCGCGCCGCGGGCTCCGGCGAGGGCGTCCCgctggcgccggcgcccgcgccgggAGGCGCGCTCGCGGCCGAGCTGTCCTACGACGGGGCCCGCGCACCGTTCCACGTCTCGTTCCTGCTGGCCgacgcggcgggggcggaggtgCGGACGCACCGCGGGACGAGCTTCCGCGTGCCCGTCGGCGTCGGCCGgggccgccccgcgccgctcggcctGTCCCTGTCCGAGGACGGGGCCGCCAACTTCGCCGTGTACAGCAAGAGCGCCAAGGGCGTCGTGCTCTGCCTGTTCCACGGCCGGGGTGCCGGTGGCGACGAGCCTGCGCTGGAGGTCGAGCTCGACCCGTACGTCCACCGGACGGGCGATGTCTGGCACGTCTCGCTCGAGAGTGTGGAGGGATACGCCAGCTACGGCTTCCGCACCGGGCTGTTCGCCTTGTTCGGCATTGACCGCCCGCTGCTCGACCCGTACGCAAAGGTAATAGAGAACTTCGTCCCTGACGACACTGTTAATGTCGACGGGCTCTCCGTGCCATCCATAAGGTGCCTCGCGTCTTTGGAGAATGCACCCGGCTACAATTGGGGCAGGGACAAGCACCCATGCTTGCCGTTGGAGAAGCTGGTGGTGTACCGGGCAAATGTGGCCTTGTTCACCAAGGACAAGTCGAGCGGGTTGCCAGAAAATGTCGCCGGTACTTTCTCTGGGTTGGCTGCAAAGGTAGAACACTTCAGACATCTTGGCATCAATGCGGTTTTGCTGGAGCCAGTGTTCCCATTCCACCAGGTCAAGGGACCTTACTTTCCGTACCATTTCTTTTCACCGATGAGCTTGTATAGCAGTGAACGTTCCAGTGCCTCAGCTATTAAGTCTATGAAGGATATGATCAAGACATTGCACAGAAATGGAATAGAGGTTCTCTTGGAGGTTGTTTTCACGCATACTGCTGAAGGAGGAGCAGAGTGTCAGATGATATCGATCCGTGGCATTGATGGTTCCTCATACTACATTGCTGATGGAATTGTTGGATGCAAGGCAAGCGTATTGAATTGTAATCATCCTGTGACCCAGAAGCTGATTTTGGACAGCCTCCGCCATTGGGTGCTTGATTTCCATGTCGATGGGTTTAGCTTCATCAATGCCCCTTTCCTTGTAAGAGATCCAGGTGGTGACGGCCTGCCGCGGCCTCCCCTTCTTGAAGCCATAGCATTTGACCCTGTGCTTTCAAAGACTAAGATCATTGCAGATCCATGGTCTCCACTTGACATATCTAATGTGCAATTTCCATTCCCACATTGGAAAAGATGGGCTGAGATTAACACAAGATTCTCTATGGATGTGCGCAAGTTTCTTAAGGGAGAAGCACTTATTAGCGATCTTGCTACACGTTTGTGTGGCAGTGGGGACCTATTCTCCTCAAGAGGCCCAGCATTTTCGTTCAATTATGTATCCAGGAATTCTGGACTTACGCTTGTTGATCTGGTGAGCTTCAGCAGTGATGAGCTTGGTTCTGAGTTCAGCTGGAATTGTGGTGAAGAAGGACCATCAGAGAACAATGCAGTCCTTCAAACGAGGCTAAGGCAGATACGCAGTTTCTTGTTTATTTTATTTGTTTCCCTTGGTATTCCTGTTCTGAACATGGGAGATGAATGCGGACACTCTGCTGCTGGTTCAACATCATACAAGGATAGAGGGCCTCTGAACTGGAAAGCCATGAAAACCATGTTTGTTAAGGAAGTTACCGGGTTTATTTCATTTCTATCTGCACTAAGGAGCCGACGAGCAGACATTTTTCAGAGAAGAGAATttctaaaacttgaaaatatacATTGGTATGGTAGCAACCTATCTGAGCCACGATGGGAGGATCCTACTAGCAACTTTCTTTGCATGCACATAAATCCAGAGCTGGACGAAAATGTGCCAGATTCAGTTAGAGGTGATTTGTATATCTGTTTCAATGCAAATGAGGAATCAGTGAGTGCTACTTTACCAGCTCTTGCAGAAGGATCTATGTGGCTGCGCTTGGTTGATACATCACTTGCATTTCCTGGTTTCTTTTCAAGCGAGTCTAGTCCTAAAGTACACCAAGTCCTAGGATTTTCCTCTTATCAAGTAAAAGCACATAGTTGTGTTTTGTTTGAATCGAAGAGGGTACTTTCCTAG
- the LOC112886304 gene encoding CSC1-like protein At4g02900 has protein sequence MGSLTEIGVSAGINILSALGFLVAFAVLRIQPINDRVYFPKWYLKGTRSSPRHLGTVISKFVNADMSTYIRFLSWMPAALRMPEPELIEHAGLDSAVYVRIYLLGLKIFVPIALLAFAVLVPVNWTSGTLENEKGLSYDQIDKLSISNIGKGSKRFWAHIVMCYVFTFWMFFVLFHEYKVVTTMRLRFLANQNRRPDQYTVLVRNVPPDPDESVSEHVEHFFAVNHRDHYLSHQVVYNANHLSGLVEKKKGLQNWLIYYENRHAKNPEKKPTMKTGLWGLWGQKVDAIEYYKKEIEELCKQEDEERQKVITDPNSIMPAAFVSFKTRWGAAVCAQTQQTSNPTVWLTEWAPEPRDVYWANLAIPYVELSVRRLIIAVSFFFLTFFFMVPIAIVQSLANLDDIEKVLPFLKPIIERNSLKPVIQGFLPGIVLKIFLILLPTILMAMSKIEGHTSLSGLDRKTAMKYYVFLFVNVFLGSVITGTAFQQLDNFIHQSANKIPEVVGESIPMKATFFMTYIMVDGWAGVAAEVLRLKPLVIFHIKNAFLVRTEHDREQAMDPGSLDFYNSEPRLQLYFLLGLVYAVVTPMLLPFIIVFFSLAYLVFRHQIINVYNQQYESGAQFWPDVHMRLIMALMVSQILLLGLLSTQEAEKSTIALLPLPVLSLWFHYVCKGRFEPAFVKFPLQDAMVKDTLEQAHDPTLNLRDYLKGAYVHPVFQKNDIYELVTIDEEEKNPLVVTKRQSRMTTPGGSKFNSSSGTNEGEFSRVPPP, from the exons ATGGGTTCCCTCACTGAAATTGGTGTTTCTGCGGGCATAAACATACTATCTGCATTGGGTTTCCTTGTAGCATTTGCAGTTCTGAGGATACAGCCTATTAACGATCGAGTGTACTTTCCAAAATGGTACCTCAAAGGGACAAGAAGCAGCCCAAGGCACTTGGGAACTGTTATCTCAAAGTTTGTCAATGCGGATATGTCAACATATATTCGGTTTCTGAGCTGGATGCCCGCAGCATTGAGAATGCCAGAACCTGAACTCATTGAGCATGCGGGACTTGACTCTGCGGTATATGTCCGCATCTATCTTCTCGG TTTAAAAATATTTGTGCCAATTGCGCTGCTAGCATTTGCTGTTCTAGTTCCCGTCAATTGGACTAGTGGAACATTGGAAAATGAAAAGGGACTAAGTTATGACCAAATTGACAAGCTTTCGATATCGAATATTGGAAAAGGTTCAAAAAG GTTTTGGGCACACATAGTAATGTGCTATGTGTTTACATTTTGGATGTTCTTCGTGTTGTTTCACGAATATAAGGTTGTCACAACTATGAGATTGCGCTTTCTTGCTAATCAAAATCGTCGACCTGATCAATACACG GTTCTTGTCCGAAATGTACCTCCAGACCCTGATGAATCAGTTAGTGAGCATGTTGAGCACTTCTTTGCTGTGAATCACCGTGATCATTACCTTAGTCACCAG GTTGTATATAATGCAAACCATCTTTCCGGCTTGGTTGAGAAGAAGAAGGGCTTGCAAAACTGGTTAATCTACTACGAAAACAGGCATGCTAAAAACCCTGAAAAAAAGCCAACCATGAAG ACAGGACTCTGGGGTCTTTGGGGGCAAAAGGTGGATGCTATAGAATACTACAAAAAGGAAATTGAGGAGTTATGTAAACAG GAAGATGAGGAGAGACAAAAGGTGATCACTGATCCAAATTCAATTATGCCGGCGGCATTTGTGTCTTTCAAAACACGGTGGGGGGCTGCTGTTTGTGCTCAAACACAGCAAACAAGTAATCCGACCGTGTGGTTAACTGAGTGGGCTCCAGAACCTCGTGATGTTTACTGGGCTAATCTTGCAATCCCTTATGTTGAGCTCTCAGTTAGAAGGCTTATTATAGCTGTTTCCTTCTTCTTTCTGACCTTTTTCTTCATGGTACCAATTGCAATTGTCCAATCTTTGGCCAACCTAGATGATATCGAGAAGGTGCTTCCTTTCTTGAAACCTATTATAGAAAG AAATTCCCTTAAGCCGGTTATTCAAGGTTTCTTGCCAGGAATCGTATTAAAAATATTCCTTATACTTCTCCCAACAATTCTAATGGCCATGAGCAAGATTGAAGGTCACACATCACTCTCTGGATTGGACAGGAAAACAGCAATGAAATACTACGTATTCCTTTTCGTGAATGTGTTCTTGGGAAGTGTgataaccggaacagcattcCAACAGCTCGACAACTTCATCCATCAGTCCGCTAACAA AATTCCAGAGGTTGTTGGAGAGTCTATTCCCATGAAGGCAACATTTTTCATGACATACATAATGGTTGATGGCTGGGCTGGTGTAGCTGCTGAAGTTCTTCGGTTGAAGCCATTAGTCATATTCCATATAAAGAATGCTTTCTTGGTTAGAACTGAGCACGACCGCGAACAGGCCATGGATCCTGGAAGCCTGGATTTTTACAACTCAGAACCACGGTTACAGTTGTACTTTCTGCTTGGGCTTGTATATGCAGTTGTCACACCAATGCTTCTTCCCTTCATCATAGTGTTCTTCAGCCTCGCATATCTTGTTTTCAGACATCAG ATAATTAACGTCTATAATCAGCAATATGAAAGTGGTGCACAATTCTGGCCAGATGTGCACATGCGACTAATCATGGCATTGATGGTATCACAAATCCTCCTACTGGGATTGCTGAGCACGCAGGAAGCAGAGAAGTCCACGATTGCTCTTCTCCCACTTCCTGTCCTCTCCCTATGGTTCCACTATGTTTGCAAGGGCCGGTTTGAACCAGCATTTGTGAAGTTCCCCTTGCAG GATGCCATGGTAAAGGACACATTGGAACAGGCACATGACCCGACTTTAAATTTGAGAGACTACCTGAAAGGTGCTTATGTGCACCCTGTATTCCAGAAAAATGACATATATGAGCTTGTCACCATCGATGAGGAAGAGAAGAACCCCCTCGTTGTGACAAAGCGGCAGTCTCGCATGACCACACCAGGAGGAAGCAAATTCAATTCAAGTTCTGGTACTAATGAAGGGGAGTTCAGTCGGGTACCTCCTCCCTAA